Below is a window of Gammaproteobacteria bacterium DNA.
CCAATGAAATTTCACACCCCCTCTCCCGCACGCGGGAGAGGGCTGGGGAGAGGGCCACGACTTCAAGTCTGACTGGAATGATTATAACGTGTGGACGCGATATTTGACTTTAGCAGCAAGCACAGGAGCACCCTTGAATAACATCATTCGTTTGTTTGTCCTTTTGTTCGGCATCAGCCTGATAGGGGCCGCTCATGCCCAAGATAATAGCGATGACTGGTACGACGTGGAAGTCATTGTTTTCGAGCGCCTCAATCCGCAAGACTATGCCCCGGAAAAATGGCCCCAGGGACCTGGATTCCCCGATTTGAATGGTGCAGATGAAATTACCGCCGCAGAAACCAGTCCACATCGCCTGTTGCCGCGAGAACGCTACCGCCTCAATAATGAATACGACAAAATCGCCAAGAGCAAAAACATACGCCCGTTAATTCATATTGCCTGGCGCCAACTCGTCCCCAACCGTGAGCGCGGCGACCGTGTTCATCTGCATAGCTTTAGCGGCTCCGGCAAAACGACCAGCAATCGTCAGGCAACCCCGCTTGATGGCGTGATCAGCATTGGCAAAGGCCGCTATTTACATATCGATTCAGATCTTGTGCTGCACAGAAACAATTCAGGCAGCACGGGCACACCCGAGTTTATCCGCATGAAAGGCGATCTGCGCATGCGCAGCAATGAACTGCACTACCTCGATCATCCGATGGGGGGAATGTTGATTCAGTTTACGCCGGTGAAGGCGAAAGCGGGGACTTAATCGTCTAATATAATCCTGAAAACCTGCAATAAAATGGCCGCTAATGCGGCCATTTTATTGCAGGTTTTCGTACAATCACTTTCTCGTGCTCCGGTCAGTGCGCATATCCCGATGATGTATACTTCGAGGACGATGCCTGCACCTGCACAATTTAGTTCCGGTCAGTGCGCATATCCCGATGATGTATACTCGTGACAGTCACGGCAGCAAGAGAAAGCGAGTTCCGGTCAGTGCGCATATCCCGATGATGTATACTTCCGGTAAAGAACGCTCGCAGGAAGAACTGGTTCCGGTCAGTGCGCATATCCCGATGATGTATACTACAAACTCACACTGGCATCGGCTA
It encodes the following:
- a CDS encoding peptidoglycan binding protein CsiV, encoding MNNIIRLFVLLFGISLIGAAHAQDNSDDWYDVEVIVFERLNPQDYAPEKWPQGPGFPDLNGADEITAAETSPHRLLPRERYRLNNEYDKIAKSKNIRPLIHIAWRQLVPNRERGDRVHLHSFSGSGKTTSNRQATPLDGVISIGKGRYLHIDSDLVLHRNNSGSTGTPEFIRMKGDLRMRSNELHYLDHPMGGMLIQFTPVKAKAGT